One Rhodobacter sp. CZR27 DNA segment encodes these proteins:
- a CDS encoding acyltransferase, protein MFPLAQPSPRIAAFDGLRGVAAAIVVLYHYLCLLHPHLAPSMGQSLTGLADTPLHLLWNGRFAVAVFFVLSGFVMAAAAERRAGALVANVVTRYLRLALPVAASCMLAWLWLTAFPDSADRMQATLAMPSRWLNFTYQEPLKPLWMAVADGMAGAFVRGYSRFNNVLWTMRFELIGSLAIFALYFLVAGRWRLPALAAAGVAVLAGLPDPYLAFVLGAGLYEMHRRGLLLPLPGALPVAALVAAILLGSPGEGAHLRLDLPQVPEGWQIGEPRGLVPVLAAAFLLYAVLTLPVLGRIFSARLPVFLGRISFGLYLVHVPPLYTVVAWAHLEGLPEPLIATAFFAGTLILALGFTLAIDEPLLRRLALLRDRLSPEPAHGRGA, encoded by the coding sequence ATGTTCCCTCTTGCCCAGCCTTCGCCGCGCATTGCGGCCTTCGACGGCCTGCGCGGCGTGGCAGCGGCCATTGTCGTGCTCTATCACTACCTTTGCCTGCTTCATCCGCATCTTGCCCCGTCCATGGGCCAGAGCCTCACGGGGCTTGCGGACACGCCGCTGCACCTGCTGTGGAACGGCCGCTTTGCGGTGGCCGTGTTCTTCGTGCTGTCGGGCTTCGTCATGGCGGCGGCGGCCGAGCGGCGGGCCGGGGCGCTGGTGGCGAATGTCGTGACGCGCTACCTTCGCCTTGCCCTGCCGGTTGCGGCGAGCTGCATGCTCGCCTGGCTGTGGCTGACCGCCTTTCCCGACAGCGCGGACCGGATGCAGGCCACGCTGGCAATGCCCTCGCGGTGGCTGAACTTCACCTATCAGGAGCCGCTCAAGCCGCTGTGGATGGCGGTGGCGGACGGGATGGCGGGGGCCTTCGTCCGCGGCTACTCACGCTTCAACAACGTGCTCTGGACCATGCGGTTCGAGCTGATCGGCTCGCTCGCGATCTTCGCGCTGTATTTCCTCGTGGCCGGTCGCTGGCGGCTTCCCGCCCTTGCAGCGGCCGGGGTGGCGGTTCTGGCCGGGCTGCCCGACCCCTATCTGGCCTTCGTACTCGGTGCGGGCCTTTACGAGATGCACCGGCGCGGCCTGCTTCTTCCGTTGCCGGGGGCGCTGCCGGTCGCCGCACTTGTCGCGGCCATCCTGCTGGGATCGCCGGGCGAGGGCGCGCATCTGCGCCTTGATCTGCCGCAAGTGCCCGAGGGCTGGCAGATCGGCGAGCCGCGCGGCCTCGTGCCGGTGCTGGCGGCGGCCTTCCTGCTCTATGCGGTCCTGACGCTGCCGGTGCTTGGCCGGATCTTCTCGGCGCGGTTGCCTGTATTCCTGGGACGGATCTCGTTCGGGCTCTACCTCGTGCATGTCCCGCCGCTTTACACCGTCGTCGCCTGGGCGCATCTGGAGGGCCTGCCCGAACCGCTGATCGCCACCGCTTTCTTCGCGGGAACCCTCATCCTTGCCCTGGGCTTCACCCTGGCCATCGACGAGCCCCTGCTGCGCCGCCTTGCCCTGCTGCGCGACCGCCTGTCCCCCGAGCCTGCCCACGGCCGCGGCGCTTGA
- a CDS encoding phosphoribosyltransferase, protein MNYRSIADMNRAILANLHRLPRDLDLVVGVPRSGLLAASILGASTGLPVVALDDFLEGRTPAGGAERRILVLEDSLSSGIAMQEARDRVAAAGRSEGVLFAAIYGTRPHHPEADLIFEVVPQPRMFQWNAMHHPFLSRCCVDIDGILCHDPTAAENDDGPAYLEFLLGARPLCRTRQRIGMLVTSRLEKYRPQTEAWLAAQGIAFDRLVMLDLPSREERLRLSAHGSFKAGIYRQSDAILFIESEPDQAERIMRLSGRPVLCLPDQRVLQPGVASIVAQIPRVRSRAAARHVARQAAWTLLGPHRFAALGQRIRTG, encoded by the coding sequence ATGAACTACCGCTCGATCGCCGACATGAACCGGGCCATTCTTGCGAACCTGCACCGGCTGCCGCGCGATCTCGACCTGGTGGTCGGCGTGCCGCGCAGTGGCCTGCTGGCCGCCTCGATCCTCGGCGCGTCCACCGGCCTGCCCGTGGTGGCGCTGGACGACTTCCTTGAGGGGCGCACCCCCGCGGGCGGGGCGGAGCGGCGGATTCTGGTACTCGAGGACAGCCTGAGCTCCGGCATCGCCATGCAGGAGGCGCGGGACCGCGTCGCGGCGGCGGGCCGGTCGGAGGGTGTGCTGTTCGCCGCCATCTACGGCACGCGCCCGCACCATCCCGAGGCCGACCTGATCTTCGAGGTCGTCCCGCAGCCGCGGATGTTCCAGTGGAACGCGATGCACCACCCGTTCCTGAGCCGATGCTGCGTGGATATCGACGGGATCCTTTGCCACGATCCGACCGCGGCCGAGAATGACGATGGCCCGGCCTATTTGGAGTTTCTACTGGGCGCCCGCCCGCTCTGCCGCACGCGGCAAAGGATCGGCATGCTGGTGACCAGCCGGCTGGAGAAATACCGGCCGCAGACCGAGGCATGGCTGGCGGCCCAGGGAATTGCCTTCGACCGTCTGGTCATGCTGGACCTGCCCAGCCGCGAGGAGCGGCTTCGGCTTAGCGCGCATGGCAGCTTCAAGGCCGGGATCTACCGGCAGAGCGATGCCATCCTGTTCATCGAGAGCGAACCGGATCAGGCCGAGCGGATCATGCGCCTTTCGGGTCGGCCGGTGCTGTGCCTGCCGGACCAGCGCGTGTTGCAGCCGGGGGTCGCCAGCATCGTGGCGCAGATCCCGAGGGTGCGGAGCCGCGCCGCCGCCCGCCATGTCGCTCGGCAGGCGGCCTGGACCCTCCTGGGGCCGCATCGCTTCGCGGCACTCGGCCAGCGCATCCGGACGGGCTGA
- a CDS encoding glycosyltransferase family 4 protein, with protein sequence MPFPFRQSAEDGEQDAASPRLRILFTLGDPFLPQRSGGAQSSTDQLATALQAEGHEVAVLAGLEGGGWTELRSRVQRRLLRRTYACNRMSGGYRVYRTWDPLDASEVVRLFRPDVAVVQNDNTQRAVPLAQTLEAAGVPVVFYFRNVELQDLGGNPAAVRGARFVANSRFTARVYEKAFGVQATVIPPLVEPDLYRTATTRENVTFINPVPVKGLDIALSVAERCPDIPFVFVESWPLTPEGRQYLETRLATMPNVTLRPRTSDMKSVYGQAKMLLAPSIWQEAWGRVATEAQFCGIPVIGSTRGGLPEAIGPGGVVLPAEAPVERWVSEVRRLWDDRETYARLSGAAYSHARRPEISGQHQLQSFLGILRAAGSDLARRAGQVAARAATIALPLS encoded by the coding sequence GTGCCGTTCCCCTTCCGACAATCGGCCGAGGACGGAGAGCAGGACGCGGCATCGCCGAGGCTGCGCATCCTGTTCACCCTGGGCGATCCGTTCCTGCCGCAGCGCAGCGGGGGCGCCCAGTCCAGCACCGACCAGCTTGCCACCGCGCTGCAGGCCGAGGGCCATGAGGTCGCGGTGCTCGCGGGGCTGGAAGGTGGCGGCTGGACCGAGCTTCGTTCGCGGGTGCAGCGGCGCCTGCTGCGCCGGACCTATGCGTGCAACCGGATGAGCGGCGGCTACCGCGTCTACCGGACCTGGGACCCCCTCGACGCCTCCGAGGTGGTGCGGCTGTTCCGGCCGGACGTGGCCGTGGTGCAGAACGACAACACGCAGCGCGCGGTGCCGCTGGCGCAGACGCTGGAAGCCGCGGGCGTCCCGGTGGTCTTCTACTTCCGGAACGTCGAGTTGCAGGACCTTGGCGGCAACCCGGCCGCCGTGCGCGGCGCGCGGTTCGTGGCAAATTCGCGCTTTACCGCGCGCGTCTATGAAAAGGCGTTCGGCGTGCAGGCGACGGTCATCCCGCCTCTGGTGGAGCCCGATCTCTACCGGACCGCCACCACGCGCGAGAACGTGACCTTCATCAATCCGGTACCGGTGAAGGGGCTCGACATCGCGCTGTCGGTTGCCGAGCGCTGCCCGGACATTCCCTTCGTCTTCGTGGAAAGCTGGCCCCTGACCCCCGAGGGGCGGCAATATCTGGAGACCCGCCTTGCCACGATGCCGAACGTCACGCTGCGGCCCCGCACCAGCGACATGAAGTCGGTCTATGGTCAGGCGAAGATGCTGCTGGCGCCCAGCATCTGGCAGGAGGCCTGGGGACGCGTGGCGACCGAGGCGCAGTTCTGCGGCATCCCGGTGATCGGATCGACACGCGGCGGCCTGCCCGAGGCCATCGGACCGGGAGGCGTCGTGCTGCCCGCCGAGGCGCCGGTCGAGCGCTGGGTCAGCGAGGTCCGCCGCCTGTGGGACGATCGCGAGACCTATGCGCGCCTTTCCGGCGCCGCCTATTCCCATGCGCGACGCCCCGAGATCTCGGGCCAGCATCAGCTGCAGTCCTTCCTCGGCATCCTGCGGGCGGCGGGCAGCGACCTCGCGCGACGCGCGGGACAGGTGGCCGCCCGCGCGGCGACCATCGCCCTTCCGCTGTCCTGA
- a CDS encoding phosphoribosyltransferase yields MHYRSIPDLAETLQHNLHRLPREVDLVVGLPGGGILAANLLCLILNLPMSDLDSFLAGRSFSVGRTKLDPGGVPPRPRRIVVIGDTAPDGASLQAARDRLTAMAPEVEAIFVLAYGPQEALPGADLVFETVPDPCIFQWSFMQHEILERACVDIDGVLCLDPTQEQNDDGAAYLEFLATARPLYRPARRIGMLVTSRLEKYRRETEDWLAARGIRHDRLVMLDLPSQAERIRLGAHGSFKAEVYRQSDAPLFIESENRQARRIAALSGKPVLCLETHRLITPAMLAAEAPVPAGTPATMRLLKRMIRDLIGPRGVDALKRRLVR; encoded by the coding sequence ATGCATTACCGCTCCATCCCCGATCTGGCCGAGACGCTGCAGCACAACCTGCACCGCCTGCCGCGCGAGGTGGATCTGGTCGTCGGCCTGCCGGGCGGGGGCATTCTTGCCGCGAACCTGCTGTGCCTGATCCTGAACCTGCCGATGTCCGATCTGGACAGCTTCCTTGCCGGGCGCAGCTTCTCGGTCGGGCGGACCAAGCTCGATCCCGGCGGGGTGCCGCCCCGGCCGCGCCGTATCGTGGTGATCGGGGATACCGCGCCGGATGGCGCGTCCCTGCAGGCTGCCCGCGACCGCTTGACCGCCATGGCGCCGGAGGTGGAGGCGATCTTCGTCCTCGCCTATGGCCCGCAGGAGGCGCTGCCGGGCGCCGATCTGGTGTTCGAGACTGTGCCCGACCCCTGCATCTTCCAGTGGAGCTTCATGCAGCACGAGATCCTCGAGCGTGCCTGCGTGGACATCGACGGCGTGCTCTGCCTCGACCCCACGCAGGAGCAGAACGACGACGGCGCCGCCTATCTCGAGTTCCTCGCGACCGCCCGGCCGCTTTACCGCCCCGCGCGCCGGATCGGGATGCTGGTCACCAGCCGTCTCGAGAAATACCGCCGCGAGACCGAGGACTGGCTTGCCGCCCGCGGCATCCGCCACGACCGGCTCGTCATGCTGGACCTGCCGAGCCAGGCCGAGCGGATCCGGCTGGGCGCCCATGGCAGTTTCAAGGCCGAGGTCTACCGGCAGAGCGACGCGCCGCTGTTCATCGAGAGCGAGAACCGCCAGGCGCGCCGCATCGCCGCGCTTTCGGGCAAGCCCGTGCTCTGCCTCGAGACGCACCGGCTGATCACCCCCGCCATGCTGGCCGCCGAGGCGCCGGTCCCCGCGGGCACGCCGGCGACCATGCGGCTGCTGAAGCGCATGATTCGGGACCTTATCGGGCCGCGGGGGGTTGATGCCCTGAAGCGAAGGCTCGTCCGATAG
- a CDS encoding lipopolysaccharide biosynthesis protein, whose amino-acid sequence MSAQSPFDPPAGSLRASVGRGAVVTAASQAVMVATQMASVIVLSRLLAPEEFGLVAMCAPVLALIGMLQDFGLVQATVQKPGLRHEEVNFLFWINVALSVTLGVLLFLISPLVAAFYHEPRIGPLIAAMALIVAMNGFGAQHAALLNRKMEYGRIALINVAGAGTSLAVAIVWALVQPSYWALFGGQLAGTLLPTGLMWVASRWRPGLPRGAEGGRALIGFGAGITGFNFANFFARNLDNVLIGRVWGGAQLGLYDRAYKLLLMPLNQVANPLSRVMIPALSRMLDEPGRYRSAYLRVLALSLLLVLPGVATATALAQTLIPLALGEQWAGSAPIFMALGFAGLLQPLNNPAGWLFISQGRSTEFMVWGFATAGFAVAAFVLGLPYGALGVAVAYSVSEYLKTPVLWLYVGRRGAVGPADVARACGPIVLAAHAALGMLWLLRPWLAEGRIESLLQGTLFCYLATILMILPFPQGRAVLREAWSLLRGAVLRGRRTAPTPG is encoded by the coding sequence GTGAGCGCCCAAAGCCCGTTCGACCCGCCTGCCGGCTCTCTGCGCGCCTCCGTCGGGCGTGGCGCGGTGGTCACGGCCGCCTCGCAGGCCGTGATGGTGGCCACGCAGATGGCCTCGGTCATCGTCCTGTCGCGCCTGCTCGCGCCCGAGGAATTCGGCCTCGTCGCGATGTGCGCGCCGGTGCTGGCGCTGATCGGCATGCTGCAGGACTTCGGACTGGTGCAGGCGACGGTGCAGAAGCCGGGCCTGCGGCACGAGGAGGTCAATTTCCTGTTCTGGATCAACGTCGCGCTCAGCGTGACGCTGGGGGTCCTGCTGTTCCTGATCTCGCCGCTGGTCGCCGCCTTCTACCACGAGCCCCGGATCGGCCCGCTGATCGCGGCGATGGCGCTGATCGTCGCGATGAACGGGTTCGGCGCACAGCATGCGGCCCTGCTCAACCGGAAGATGGAATACGGGCGCATCGCCCTGATCAACGTGGCGGGGGCGGGGACCTCGCTTGCGGTGGCCATCGTATGGGCGCTGGTGCAGCCAAGCTACTGGGCCCTGTTCGGCGGCCAGCTGGCCGGGACGCTGCTGCCGACAGGCCTCATGTGGGTTGCCTCGCGCTGGCGGCCGGGCCTGCCCCGCGGCGCCGAGGGCGGGCGGGCGCTGATCGGCTTCGGCGCCGGCATCACCGGCTTCAACTTCGCCAACTTCTTCGCCCGCAACCTCGACAACGTGCTGATCGGCCGGGTGTGGGGAGGGGCGCAGCTCGGCCTTTACGACCGGGCCTACAAGCTTCTGCTCATGCCGCTCAACCAGGTCGCGAATCCGCTGTCGCGGGTGATGATCCCGGCATTGTCCCGCATGCTGGACGAGCCCGGGCGCTACCGCAGCGCCTATCTGCGGGTCCTTGCGCTGTCGCTGCTGCTGGTGCTTCCCGGCGTCGCAACCGCCACGGCGCTGGCCCAGACGCTGATCCCCCTCGCGCTGGGAGAGCAATGGGCGGGCAGCGCCCCGATCTTCATGGCCCTCGGCTTCGCGGGCCTCCTGCAGCCGCTGAACAACCCGGCCGGATGGCTGTTCATCAGCCAGGGACGATCGACCGAGTTCATGGTCTGGGGCTTCGCCACCGCGGGCTTCGCTGTGGCGGCCTTCGTTCTCGGCCTGCCCTACGGGGCCCTGGGCGTCGCGGTGGCCTATTCGGTCAGCGAATACCTCAAGACCCCGGTGCTCTGGCTTTATGTCGGCCGGCGCGGCGCGGTCGGGCCGGCCGATGTCGCCCGCGCCTGCGGACCGATCGTGCTGGCTGCCCATGCCGCGCTGGGGATGCTGTGGCTCCTGCGGCCGTGGCTGGCCGAAGGCCGCATCGAGTCGCTGCTGCAGGGCACGCTGTTCTGCTATCTCGCGACCATCCTGATGATCCTGCCGTTCCCGCAAGGTCGCGCGGTCCTGCGCGAGGCGTGGTCGCTTCTGCGCGGCGCCGTCCTGCGGGGGCGGCGGACCGCACCGACGCCGGGCTGA
- a CDS encoding GMC oxidoreductase: MNTAPPESVAGMHFDVVIVGSGFGSSFFMHRLLRKPGQRVLVLEWGGHATHDWQLEHERNSPVADDSTYVTRSEKEWNFTIGFGGGTNCWFAQTPRLHPGDFRLRSVHGVAEDWPIGYDDLEPYWCDAEEIMAVSGDPDMAQVMPRSRPFPQPPHRMSGPDRLMKQARPVSHFVMPTARARIATETRAACCASLRCQICPADAKFTANNSLVPLYEAEGVTLCLGAEVRRFEAAGSSVQAAIFADQEGREHRVTGDLFVLGANAIHSPAILLRSDLGGGMTGLGLHESYGWSVEAYLDGVDNFDGSTITTGLDLGLYDGPHRATEGAALVYFENRWSHGLRLGAERMRQTLPLVVVTEDLPEDRNRVTLDDEGRAFVEYHGPSDYAVRGMKRALAALPDLLSPLPVQRIIDRGIRGTESHLQGTLRMGSDPAHSVVDADLLHHRLRNLVVVGTSTFPTCSAANPSLTAAALSLRAADRLI; this comes from the coding sequence ATGAACACGGCTCCGCCCGAAAGCGTCGCCGGCATGCATTTTGACGTCGTGATCGTGGGGTCGGGCTTCGGCTCGTCGTTTTTCATGCACCGACTGCTGCGAAAGCCGGGCCAGAGGGTGCTCGTGCTGGAATGGGGAGGCCACGCCACCCACGACTGGCAACTCGAGCACGAACGGAATTCGCCCGTCGCAGACGACAGCACCTATGTCACCCGCTCGGAGAAGGAGTGGAACTTCACCATCGGCTTCGGCGGCGGCACGAACTGCTGGTTCGCCCAGACGCCGCGCCTGCATCCGGGCGATTTCAGGCTGCGCTCCGTGCACGGCGTCGCCGAGGACTGGCCGATCGGCTATGACGACCTCGAGCCCTACTGGTGCGACGCCGAGGAGATCATGGCGGTGTCGGGCGACCCGGACATGGCGCAGGTCATGCCGCGCTCGCGTCCCTTTCCGCAACCGCCGCACCGGATGTCCGGGCCGGACCGGTTGATGAAGCAGGCCCGGCCTGTCAGCCATTTCGTGATGCCGACCGCGAGGGCCCGGATCGCCACCGAGACGCGCGCCGCCTGCTGCGCCTCGCTGCGGTGCCAGATCTGTCCGGCGGACGCGAAGTTCACCGCGAACAACAGCCTCGTGCCGCTTTACGAGGCCGAGGGCGTTACCCTCTGCCTCGGCGCCGAAGTCCGGCGGTTCGAGGCGGCGGGTTCGTCGGTGCAGGCAGCGATCTTCGCCGACCAAGAAGGGCGCGAGCATCGCGTGACGGGCGATCTCTTCGTGCTTGGCGCCAATGCGATCCACAGCCCGGCGATCCTGCTGCGTTCCGATCTGGGCGGCGGGATGACCGGGCTGGGGCTGCACGAATCCTACGGCTGGTCGGTCGAAGCCTATCTGGACGGCGTCGACAATTTCGACGGCAGCACGATCACCACCGGGCTGGACCTCGGCCTGTATGACGGGCCGCACCGCGCAACCGAAGGCGCGGCGCTGGTGTATTTCGAGAACCGCTGGTCGCACGGGCTGCGACTGGGCGCCGAGCGGATGCGGCAGACGCTGCCGCTGGTCGTGGTGACCGAGGATCTTCCCGAGGATCGCAACCGGGTGACGCTGGATGACGAGGGGCGCGCCTTCGTGGAGTATCACGGCCCCTCGGATTATGCCGTGCGCGGGATGAAGCGGGCGCTGGCCGCGCTGCCCGACCTGCTTTCGCCGCTTCCGGTGCAGCGGATCATCGACCGCGGCATCCGTGGAACGGAATCCCACCTGCAGGGCACCCTGCGCATGGGGAGCGACCCCGCACATTCGGTGGTCGATGCGGATCTGCTGCATCACAGGCTGCGCAATCTCGTCGTGGTCGGCACGAGCACCTTCCCGACCTGTTCGGCGGCGAACCCCTCGCTGACCGCGGCGGCGCTGTCGCTGCGCGCCGCCGACCGCCTGATCTGA
- the selD gene encoding selenide, water dikinase SelD — protein sequence MNDTDTAAEPRLTSLSHGGGCGCKIAPGVLSELLRAAPALPVPPDLLVGTATSDDAAVWRLNDEQALVATTDFFMPIVDDPHDFGRIAATNAISDVYAMGGRPIMALALVGMPISVLSRTTIGRILEGGAAACAAAGIPVAGGHTIDSVEPIYGLVALGLVHPDRVRKNAGARPGDVLVLGKPLGTGILSAALKKGQLDPAGYAEMIATTTKLNTPGPDLAAVEGVHALTDVTGFGLAGHALEMARGSGCDLRIDWDRVPVMSIVRGLLGRGFVTGASGRNWDSYGAAVDLPQGFADHERALLTDPQTSGGLLVSCAATAVDEVLSIFARHDFQTAAVIGEATAGAGRLVIR from the coding sequence ATGAACGACACCGATACCGCTGCCGAACCGAGGCTCACCTCGCTCTCGCACGGGGGCGGGTGCGGCTGCAAGATCGCGCCCGGTGTGCTGTCCGAGCTTCTCCGCGCCGCCCCGGCGCTGCCGGTGCCCCCCGATCTGCTGGTCGGAACGGCAACCTCGGACGATGCGGCCGTCTGGCGGCTGAACGACGAGCAGGCGCTGGTGGCCACCACCGATTTCTTCATGCCGATCGTCGACGACCCGCACGATTTCGGCCGCATCGCGGCGACGAACGCGATCAGCGACGTCTATGCCATGGGCGGACGGCCGATCATGGCGCTGGCGCTGGTGGGGATGCCGATCTCGGTGCTGTCGCGGACGACCATCGGACGGATCCTCGAAGGCGGCGCCGCCGCCTGCGCCGCGGCCGGCATCCCTGTGGCGGGGGGCCACACCATCGATTCTGTGGAGCCGATCTATGGTCTCGTGGCGCTCGGTCTCGTCCATCCCGACCGGGTGCGCAAGAACGCGGGCGCGCGTCCGGGGGACGTGCTGGTGCTTGGCAAGCCCTTGGGCACCGGCATCCTGTCGGCGGCGCTGAAGAAGGGACAGCTGGATCCCGCGGGCTATGCCGAGATGATCGCCACGACCACCAAGCTGAACACGCCCGGCCCGGATCTGGCCGCGGTCGAGGGCGTGCATGCGCTGACCGACGTCACCGGCTTCGGCCTTGCCGGCCATGCGCTGGAGATGGCGCGGGGATCGGGCTGCGACCTTCGGATCGACTGGGACAGGGTGCCGGTCATGTCCATTGTCCGCGGGCTGCTGGGGCGCGGCTTCGTCACCGGCGCCTCGGGCCGGAACTGGGACAGCTACGGCGCGGCCGTCGACCTGCCGCAGGGCTTCGCCGACCATGAGCGTGCGCTGCTCACCGATCCGCAGACCAGCGGCGGCCTTCTGGTCAGCTGTGCCGCAACGGCGGTGGACGAGGTGCTGTCGATCTTCGCGCGGCACGACTTCCAGACCGCGGCGGTCATTGGCGAGGCGACCGCGGGTGCGGGGCGGCTGGTGATCCGCTGA
- a CDS encoding ABC transporter related protein — MDSLLIIEIALPARALWTALRRADAWFEDRVDAFDDGFALGATAAELAADSQLCERLASLIGTTPGLAGLLRDGLGADPMAARGGLRLVFLHDDTARPAPGDPDADTLLARSLLAG, encoded by the coding sequence ATGGACAGCCTCCTCATCATCGAGATCGCGCTTCCGGCGCGGGCGCTCTGGACCGCCCTGCGCCGTGCGGATGCCTGGTTCGAGGACCGGGTAGACGCCTTCGACGACGGCTTCGCCCTTGGCGCGACCGCGGCCGAACTGGCCGCGGACAGCCAGCTGTGCGAGCGCCTCGCCTCGTTGATCGGCACGACGCCGGGGCTGGCGGGCCTGCTTCGCGACGGGCTGGGCGCTGACCCCATGGCGGCGCGCGGTGGCCTGCGGCTCGTGTTCCTGCATGATGACACGGCCCGGCCCGCTCCCGGCGATCCGGACGCGGACACGCTGCTGGCGCGGTCCCTGCTGGCGGGCTGA
- a CDS encoding methyl-accepting chemotaxis protein: MSDPIEPEAADPTTVARVVAMGMLPVAPLAALLVGGPLLPVLLASPLFAALGLIAVRVSPRSRPMLLAVSLIGHCIAFTAAFAGHRWQIDTHMLFFAMLAIVAMMSSIPALLLAVGVTAVHHLVLAVALPALVYPSADLSENLIRTVFHAAIVVFEAAVLLLSILQRARTAAEVSAARARLAESAEQAAAARMEAEAARERAVAAAERTRAEGQRAAAAVEQIAATSRSAADGSASARAVATRAREDAARSQAIVERATAAMKGIEDSAGQIGRIVTVIDEIARQTDLLALNAAVESARAGEAGRGFSVVAAEVRKLAQRSADATQQIRGLVTTSSHRVSEGAGLVVETGEALTRIATAVSDLDDLVGAIAAGAAQQSAGLAEVGIAISRIDDIAVDDGQTAPRPASADGGAMVARVRAAA, translated from the coding sequence ATGTCAGATCCGATTGAACCCGAAGCCGCCGATCCGACGACTGTCGCACGTGTGGTCGCGATGGGAATGCTACCCGTAGCTCCACTTGCGGCGCTGCTGGTCGGGGGTCCGCTGCTCCCTGTCCTGCTGGCGTCCCCGCTTTTCGCCGCGCTCGGCCTGATCGCGGTGCGCGTGAGCCCGCGCTCGCGGCCGATGCTTCTGGCGGTCTCGCTGATCGGGCACTGCATCGCCTTCACGGCGGCCTTCGCCGGGCACCGCTGGCAGATCGACACGCACATGCTGTTCTTCGCGATGCTCGCCATCGTGGCGATGATGTCCAGCATCCCGGCGCTGCTGCTCGCGGTCGGCGTGACGGCCGTGCATCACCTCGTGCTCGCGGTCGCGCTGCCGGCGCTGGTCTATCCCTCGGCGGACCTGTCGGAGAACCTGATCCGGACGGTGTTCCATGCCGCCATCGTCGTGTTCGAGGCAGCGGTCCTGCTGCTGTCGATCCTTCAGCGCGCCCGGACCGCGGCCGAGGTCAGCGCCGCCCGGGCACGGCTCGCCGAGAGTGCCGAACAGGCCGCGGCCGCGCGGATGGAGGCCGAGGCTGCGCGGGAACGGGCGGTCGCCGCGGCGGAACGCACGCGCGCCGAAGGCCAGCGCGCCGCCGCCGCCGTGGAGCAGATCGCCGCGACCTCGCGATCGGCCGCGGACGGTTCCGCCAGTGCCCGCGCCGTCGCGACCCGCGCCCGCGAGGATGCCGCACGATCCCAGGCGATCGTCGAGCGGGCCACGGCCGCGATGAAGGGCATCGAGGACTCGGCCGGCCAGATCGGCCGGATCGTGACCGTGATCGACGAGATCGCGCGCCAGACCGACCTGCTTGCGCTGAACGCCGCTGTGGAATCGGCACGCGCGGGCGAGGCCGGTCGCGGGTTCTCGGTCGTGGCCGCCGAGGTGCGCAAGCTCGCGCAGCGGTCCGCGGATGCGACGCAGCAGATCCGCGGTCTGGTGACGACCTCCTCGCATCGGGTGTCCGAGGGCGCGGGGCTGGTGGTCGAGACCGGCGAGGCGCTGACCCGGATCGCGACGGCGGTGTCGGACCTCGACGATCTGGTGGGTGCCATCGCCGCCGGCGCGGCGCAGCAGTCGGCGGGCCTGGCCGAAGTCGGCATCGCGATCTCGCGGATCGACGACATCGCGGTGGACGACGGCCAGACCGCGCCGCGCCCTGCATCGGCCGATGGCGGGGCGATGGTCGCGCGGGTCCGGGCCGCCGCCTGA